A part of Hydrogenobacter sp. T-8 genomic DNA contains:
- a CDS encoding efflux RND transporter periplasmic adaptor subunit yields MVWMLLIPFVVFAQVIRVEPASMERLGIRTQRVKIETQSPELRIPAQLKADASMSVEVYAPIEGIVKKLYAKEGDKVRKGQPLAEVYSPRIAELNAQIRMAKVRLQTAEDLLKREELLYKEEVIPYARYFSAKVEYERALSEYKALLQSRDSFGEVRGDNLLIRSPRSGVIVEQKAVLGSSVGLGSMLFKVQDYSRLWAYAYADPGFRLEGNSFLEYEGRLYPARLEWVSPRLDPATGKQVLRFVVENRDSSLKEGLKTQIVLRGKAQRGAWLPVSAVQRVKGQEVVFVRVKDGFEVRRVRVLLSSGNRVMVEGLSEGEEVATEGVIFLKAQAER; encoded by the coding sequence ATGGTGTGGATGTTATTGATACCCTTTGTGGTGTTTGCACAGGTTATAAGGGTAGAACCTGCAAGCATGGAAAGGCTGGGAATAAGAACGCAGAGGGTAAAGATAGAAACCCAAAGTCCAGAGCTTAGGATACCAGCCCAGCTAAAGGCGGACGCAAGCATGAGCGTGGAGGTTTACGCACCCATTGAGGGTATAGTAAAAAAGCTATACGCAAAGGAAGGAGACAAGGTTAGGAAAGGTCAGCCCCTGGCGGAGGTCTACTCTCCAAGGATAGCGGAGCTAAACGCTCAAATTCGTATGGCAAAGGTAAGGCTTCAGACCGCAGAAGACCTTCTCAAAAGGGAGGAACTCCTCTATAAGGAAGAGGTCATACCCTACGCAAGATACTTCTCCGCAAAGGTGGAATACGAAAGGGCACTTTCCGAATACAAAGCACTTTTGCAAAGCAGGGACTCTTTTGGAGAGGTCAGAGGGGACAACCTTTTGATAAGGAGTCCAAGGTCTGGGGTGATAGTGGAGCAGAAGGCAGTGCTTGGTTCTTCTGTGGGGTTGGGGAGTATGCTCTTTAAGGTCCAAGACTATTCAAGGCTGTGGGCTTATGCCTATGCGGACCCAGGCTTTAGGTTAGAGGGAAACAGCTTTTTGGAGTATGAGGGAAGGCTTTATCCTGCGAGGCTTGAGTGGGTCTCTCCGAGGCTTGACCCAGCCACTGGTAAACAGGTTCTGCGTTTTGTGGTGGAAAACAGGGACAGCAGTCTAAAGGAGGGGCTAAAGACGCAGATAGTATTAAGGGGAAAAGCCCAGAGGGGTGCTTGGCTTCCCGTTTCTGCGGTTCAGAGGGTAAAGGGTCAAGAGGTGGTCTTTGTGAGGGTAAAGGATGGCTTTGAGGTAAGAAGGGTAAGAGTGCTCCTTTCCTCTGGAAACAGGGTCATGGTGGAGGGTCTCTCTGAGGGAGAAGAGGTGGCAACAGAGGGTGTTATATTCCTCAAGGCACAGGCGGAGCGATGA
- a CDS encoding TolC family protein, producing MLLAFVLMLCSLSFALDLKEAINSTIENSPYIKGLSAERLVYEGKRLSYRSGLNPSLSLEVGNFGTSKESFSKAPLYNFTYSQPIVYPSILRLAGEVYKFQSTALDYRIETEKNRLAGEVYSLFYNALYLRELLKVMEEELDLQREIRDFVERSFKLGETTRLELLRAERELELLEGERRITEARYRGVLKELSVMVGKDVDKVEGEFTLLEWKEMNLEDTPLFAYYRLGKESISKQVEVERLLAKPNYSLSLTGEKVGDREYGFRVGLTVGLPIFYKRQGELLELSAQRELLLAEEKSQKQKALAQLDFSKTQYEEIKRQVEKIQRELIPQAQKELELAFKSYKLRTITLLELSQTRKSYYDLLKRKLELLLQAHTEYAKGIAYGGSKWCGCY from the coding sequence ATGCTTTTAGCCTTTGTCTTAATGCTCTGTAGCCTTTCCTTTGCCCTTGATTTGAAGGAGGCTATAAACTCCACCATAGAGAACAGTCCCTATATAAAGGGGCTTTCCGCAGAAAGGCTTGTCTATGAGGGAAAAAGGCTAAGCTACCGCTCAGGCTTGAACCCCAGCCTTTCTTTGGAGGTGGGGAACTTTGGCACTTCAAAGGAGAGTTTTTCAAAGGCACCACTTTATAACTTCACCTACTCTCAGCCTATTGTGTATCCAAGCATCTTGAGGCTTGCAGGTGAAGTTTACAAGTTTCAAAGCACCGCCTTGGACTATCGTATAGAAACGGAAAAAAACAGGCTTGCAGGCGAGGTATACTCCCTCTTTTACAACGCCCTTTACCTGAGAGAGCTTCTAAAGGTTATGGAGGAGGAGCTTGACCTTCAAAGGGAGATAAGGGATTTTGTGGAGAGGAGCTTTAAACTTGGTGAGACCACAAGGCTTGAGCTTTTGAGGGCAGAAAGGGAGCTTGAGCTCCTTGAGGGTGAAAGGAGAATAACAGAGGCAAGATACAGAGGGGTCCTTAAGGAGCTTTCGGTTATGGTGGGTAAGGACGTAGACAAGGTAGAGGGAGAGTTTACACTTCTTGAATGGAAGGAAATGAACCTTGAAGATACGCCTCTTTTTGCATACTATCGTCTTGGAAAAGAGAGCATATCCAAGCAGGTGGAGGTGGAAAGGCTCTTGGCAAAGCCTAACTACTCACTAAGCCTTACTGGAGAGAAGGTTGGGGACAGGGAATATGGCTTTAGGGTGGGTCTTACGGTAGGTCTTCCCATCTTTTACAAAAGACAGGGAGAGCTCTTAGAACTCAGTGCCCAAAGGGAGCTTCTGCTTGCGGAAGAAAAAAGTCAAAAACAAAAGGCTTTAGCCCAGCTTGACTTTTCAAAAACTCAGTATGAGGAGATAAAAAGACAGGTAGAAAAAATACAAAGGGAGCTAATACCACAGGCACAAAAGGAGCTTGAGCTTGCCTTCAAAAGCTACAAGCTAAGAACCATAACCCTTCTTGAGCTCTCTCAGACAAGGAAAAGCTACTACGACCTCTTAAAGAGGAAGTTAGAACTTCTCCTGCAGGCACATACAGAGTATGCAAAGGGCATAGCCTACGGAGGGTCAAAATGGTGTGGATGTTATTGA
- a CDS encoding sensor histidine kinase, whose translation MSLRKSFFLFLFVVSFVSGLFFLGTYWSVEKAFYILIDNHLVEDVAEFERLYAEGEDINKHELFVLRNQKGLVVDASRLDLIPPFNPNTLPYTDNFKFGAQTYRFITVKTSRGFYLQYGIDISQGVEFLELLRYVLFTGWILFISLLLVFYWLFVRSSLLRLERAVRESLEGKEVSVYAEIRPLVEELRKRVQDLKRQSIHYRDLLMALSHSLKTPLGRLYLKIDLLSRRHKDLDLRSIREELHYIERSARTFLRLTKLEAQSYSPSFQTCNIKSLLKELLRLYPSERLRSELEEVFVECDPELSMEVFDVLLDNAIRHGEGEVWLFLKDGKLRVENLSSKPLVEGIFEKPVGGVGLYVAKRLCDVLGWKIGAKQEVEGELYKVSFWVEFPKGG comes from the coding sequence ATGTCTCTGCGTAAGAGCTTTTTTCTTTTTCTTTTTGTGGTCTCCTTTGTTAGCGGGCTTTTCTTTTTGGGCACATACTGGAGCGTGGAAAAAGCCTTTTATATCCTAATAGACAACCACCTTGTAGAGGACGTGGCAGAGTTTGAAAGGCTATACGCGGAGGGTGAAGACATAAACAAGCATGAACTCTTCGTGCTTAGAAACCAAAAGGGGCTTGTGGTAGATGCAAGCAGGCTTGACCTAATACCACCCTTTAACCCAAACACACTACCCTACACGGATAACTTTAAGTTCGGAGCTCAAACCTATCGCTTTATAACTGTGAAAACCTCAAGGGGCTTTTACCTGCAGTATGGCATAGACATAAGTCAGGGAGTGGAGTTCCTTGAACTTCTCAGGTATGTGCTTTTTACTGGCTGGATATTATTTATCTCTCTTCTACTTGTCTTTTACTGGCTTTTTGTTCGCAGTAGCCTTCTGAGGCTTGAAAGAGCTGTCAGAGAGAGCCTTGAGGGAAAAGAGGTAAGCGTCTATGCGGAGATAAGACCTCTTGTTGAAGAGTTGAGAAAAAGGGTGCAAGACCTGAAAAGACAATCCATACACTACAGAGACCTTCTCATGGCTCTTAGCCACTCATTAAAGACACCTCTTGGCAGGCTATACCTAAAGATAGACCTGCTTTCAAGAAGACATAAGGATTTAGACCTAAGGAGTATAAGGGAAGAGCTTCACTATATAGAAAGGAGTGCAAGAACCTTCCTCAGACTTACCAAGCTGGAAGCCCAGTCCTATAGTCCATCTTTCCAGACCTGCAATATAAAAAGCCTGCTAAAAGAGCTTTTGAGGCTCTATCCATCGGAGAGGTTAAGGAGCGAGCTTGAAGAGGTATTCGTGGAATGCGACCCAGAGCTTTCCATGGAGGTTTTTGACGTGCTTTTGGACAATGCCATAAGGCACGGAGAGGGAGAGGTTTGGCTTTTCTTAAAGGATGGTAAGCTAAGGGTAGAGAACCTATCCTCTAAGCCCTTGGTGGAGGGTATCTTTGAAAAGCCGGTGGGCGGTGTTGGGCTTTATGTGGCAAAGAGGCTTTGTGATGTTTTGGGTTGGAAAATAGGGGCAAAGCAAGAGGTAGAGGGTGAGCTGTATAAGGTTTCCTTCTGGGTGGAGTTTCCCAAGGGCGGTTAA
- a CDS encoding response regulator transcription factor, protein MRVLLVEDDTSLATALKELLEQEGYRVRLVLDGKRGLDLALSEEFDLILLDYFLPTMDGREFLKRLRSEGSKVPVIALTVVSDIKNKVDFFQTGADDYITKPFHFEELLARIGAVLRRYAGLESAEVDLGDVRINLSQKKVFVGQEEVSLTLGEYLILEYLVRNRGRFVSREELLEKALKSYEAESNTVEVLIHRLRKKIGRDIIKTQRGLGYRIL, encoded by the coding sequence GTGAGAGTGCTCCTTGTGGAGGATGACACAAGCCTTGCTACCGCACTCAAGGAGCTCTTGGAACAAGAAGGCTATAGGGTGAGGCTTGTCCTTGATGGAAAGCGAGGGCTTGACCTCGCCCTCTCTGAAGAATTTGACCTTATTTTGCTGGACTACTTTCTACCCACTATGGATGGAAGGGAGTTTCTCAAGAGGCTAAGGTCAGAAGGCTCAAAGGTGCCAGTCATAGCCCTTACTGTGGTTTCTGATATAAAAAACAAAGTGGACTTTTTCCAAACAGGTGCGGATGACTACATTACAAAACCCTTTCATTTTGAGGAGCTTTTGGCACGCATAGGAGCTGTCCTTAGAAGATACGCAGGGCTTGAAAGTGCGGAGGTAGACTTAGGAGATGTAAGAATAAACCTAAGCCAGAAGAAGGTCTTTGTGGGGCAAGAGGAAGTGAGTCTAACCCTTGGTGAGTATCTCATATTGGAATATCTCGTGCGAAACAGAGGTAGGTTCGTATCAAGAGAAGAGCTTTTGGAAAAGGCTTTAAAGAGCTACGAAGCGGAGAGCAACACGGTAGAGGTTCTCATACATCGCCTAAGGAAAAAGATAGGCAGGGATATAATAAAGACACAGAGGGGTCTTGGCTACAGGATTTTGTGA
- a CDS encoding PepSY domain-containing protein: MRKTLAILTALGTLGAVALAGSIYIGNEPEHRHMEKVQIGLDRAVSIALQQVQGKVLEAGLENENGYLVYGVEILKPDGTVADVKVDAGTGKVLRVDLDKDEHGEEREGIED, translated from the coding sequence ATGAGGAAGACATTAGCTATCCTCACAGCTTTAGGCACACTGGGGGCAGTTGCCCTCGCAGGAAGCATTTACATAGGCAATGAGCCAGAGCACAGGCATATGGAAAAGGTCCAAATTGGGCTTGACAGAGCGGTCAGTATAGCTCTCCAGCAGGTTCAAGGCAAGGTCTTGGAAGCAGGTCTTGAAAACGAAAATGGCTACCTTGTCTATGGCGTGGAGATACTCAAGCCTGATGGCACTGTGGCGGATGTTAAGGTGGACGCTGGCACTGGTAAAGTGCTAAGAGTAGACCTTGACAAGGACGAGCATGGAGAAGAGCGTGAAGGTATAGAAGACTAA
- the gltB gene encoding glutamate synthase large subunit yields MELLGYDSCGVGFVCNIRGEKSHQIVQWGIEAVKNLTHRGAIGGDGKTGDGAGVMIEIPKKFFADWLSEEGYEVSHIDNLAVGVAFLYEDVRPQIEEHIRKSPFSLVAWREVPIDKSAVGESALRVMPKIFHLLLDSEKVSEERRELELYLLRRRIETDKKIKDKVYFASLSSRVMVYKGMLVAPQLDIFYPELKDQRLESSFCLFHQRYSTNTFPNWKLAQPFRYLAHNGEINTILGNRNWMRAIEHELEHELFGENIKLVRPLVSYEESDSASLDRVFELLVLVGYSPEHAINMLIPPAWEGVPWLPEEVKEFFEYQSLLMKPWDGPASIAFTDGRKIGAHLDRNGLRPARYVLTEDGILVLGSEVGMVELSGRRLLKKGRLGPGDTLVVDLSTGEVKETEQILKELSSQKPYGEWLRKHLLRLSEIIKDYTLPEYGEDQERIRKLVTFGYTQEEIKNVLAPMAEEGKEITFSMGDDTPIPPLSEKPVLLFRYFKQRFAQVTNPPIDPIRERAVMSLRMNLGHKRNFLKEEEEHAKRLQIDSPILLPYQFKALMEQKEFKVAWVPITYPKERSYCVVELQDLAGERRITDILYDAMYEGIAICDLRLGVEIVCRRVEEAVREGANIVVLSDRNISKHRLAVPSLLAVSAVFKWLSERGLSNKVSLVVETGEARDTHHMACLIGYGASAVYPYLMYELIWELCKKGEVKVPYEQAIFNYKKALEDGLLKIMSKMGISTLNSYQGARIFDTVCLNRDFVEEYFPGTPVTLEADGIFEIQNSLLARHDAGYETEKPELDYGGEMKFRKGGQWHAWSPFVVRALHKFLETKNYEDYKEFSRIANEEHPTFIRHLLDYKRAEKPIPIEEVEPIESILKRFVTGGMSLGALSPEAHEVLAEACNRLGMKSNSGEGGEDPARYWTIKNSAIKQVASGRFGVTPTYLASAKDIEIKIAQGAKPGEGGQLPGKKVNEYIARLRHAQPGITLISPPPHHDIYSIEDLAQLINDLKESNPQAKVCVKLVAETGVGTVAAGVAKAYADIIQISGAEGGTGASPYSSIKNAGNYWEIGLSETQRVLMENGLRDKVRLRVDGGMRTGRDVIISALLGAEEFGFGTAAMIAEGCVMARLCHTNQCPTGVATQDPKYREKFKGRVENVMAYFRAVAQEVREILSQMGVRSLEEIIGRRDLLEVKTYDHIPGSKRVKLEEFLKEGYPKDKPLRCLQERNDNPRRSELAKRLEEEVLPYIEKGERFYGEYTIRNVDRSVPTRLAYHIAVRYRDEGLPEDTIQLVFRGTAGQSFGAFNHKGMSLTLIGDANDYVGKGMHGGRIVIRAEGVEDTHNHVIMGNTCLYGATGGELFASGRAGERFAVRNSGAIAVIEGAGMHCCEYMTGGVVVVLGSVGVNFGAGMTGGYAYVLDEDIQDKINTSYVFARNLTEQESEELKNLIERHYQYTESPWAKHILENWEEFSERFRKVVPLEQCKRDPYGVSDQCEVEVKK; encoded by the coding sequence ATGGAGCTTTTGGGATACGATTCCTGTGGTGTTGGGTTTGTATGTAATATAAGAGGTGAAAAAAGCCATCAGATAGTCCAATGGGGTATAGAGGCGGTAAAGAACCTCACCCATAGAGGTGCCATAGGTGGCGATGGCAAGACTGGAGATGGTGCGGGGGTTATGATTGAGATCCCTAAGAAATTCTTTGCGGATTGGCTATCTGAAGAAGGCTATGAGGTCTCTCACATAGACAATCTTGCGGTTGGCGTGGCTTTCCTTTACGAGGATGTAAGACCTCAAATAGAGGAGCACATAAGGAAGTCTCCCTTTTCTCTGGTAGCTTGGAGGGAAGTCCCAATAGATAAGTCTGCGGTGGGTGAGTCCGCCCTAAGGGTGATGCCAAAAATATTCCATCTTCTCTTGGATTCTGAGAAGGTCTCGGAAGAAAGAAGGGAGCTGGAGCTCTATCTCCTCAGAAGACGCATAGAGACGGACAAAAAGATAAAGGACAAGGTCTACTTTGCTTCCCTCTCCTCAAGGGTAATGGTCTATAAGGGAATGCTTGTGGCACCACAGCTGGATATTTTCTATCCAGAGTTAAAAGACCAAAGGCTTGAGTCCAGTTTCTGCCTTTTCCACCAGAGGTATTCCACCAACACCTTTCCAAACTGGAAGCTGGCTCAGCCCTTTAGGTATCTGGCTCATAACGGCGAGATAAACACCATATTGGGCAACAGAAACTGGATGAGGGCTATAGAGCACGAATTGGAGCATGAGCTTTTTGGAGAGAATATAAAGCTCGTAAGACCTTTGGTTTCTTATGAGGAGAGCGATTCTGCCTCTTTGGACAGGGTTTTTGAACTCTTGGTGCTTGTGGGCTATAGCCCTGAGCATGCCATAAATATGCTTATACCACCCGCTTGGGAAGGTGTGCCTTGGCTTCCAGAGGAAGTGAAAGAGTTTTTTGAATACCAGTCTCTCTTGATGAAACCTTGGGATGGACCTGCCAGCATTGCCTTTACCGACGGTAGAAAGATAGGAGCACACCTTGATAGAAACGGTCTAAGACCTGCCAGGTATGTGCTCACTGAAGATGGCATCTTGGTGCTTGGCTCTGAGGTGGGTATGGTGGAACTCTCGGGCAGAAGGCTTCTCAAGAAGGGAAGGCTTGGACCTGGCGATACCCTCGTGGTGGACCTTTCAACAGGTGAGGTTAAGGAAACAGAGCAGATACTCAAGGAGCTCTCTTCTCAAAAGCCTTACGGAGAGTGGCTAAGAAAACATCTCCTTAGGCTGTCTGAAATTATAAAGGACTACACTCTTCCAGAGTATGGAGAAGACCAAGAAAGGATAAGAAAACTCGTCACCTTTGGCTACACGCAGGAAGAGATAAAGAACGTGCTTGCCCCTATGGCGGAGGAGGGCAAAGAGATAACCTTTTCTATGGGTGATGACACCCCCATTCCACCCCTTTCAGAAAAGCCTGTATTACTCTTTAGATACTTTAAGCAAAGGTTTGCACAGGTCACAAACCCACCCATAGACCCCATAAGGGAAAGGGCGGTGATGTCCCTTAGGATGAACTTAGGGCACAAGAGAAACTTCCTAAAGGAAGAAGAAGAGCATGCCAAAAGGCTTCAGATAGATAGCCCCATACTCCTACCCTACCAGTTTAAAGCCCTTATGGAACAGAAGGAGTTTAAGGTGGCTTGGGTTCCCATAACCTATCCGAAAGAGAGAAGCTACTGCGTTGTGGAGCTCCAAGACCTTGCAGGAGAGAGGAGAATAACGGACATACTCTACGATGCCATGTATGAAGGCATTGCCATATGTGACCTAAGGCTTGGTGTGGAGATAGTCTGTAGGAGGGTAGAGGAGGCGGTAAGAGAGGGTGCAAACATTGTGGTTTTGTCCGATAGAAACATCTCAAAGCACAGGCTTGCGGTTCCGAGCCTTTTGGCGGTTTCTGCGGTCTTTAAATGGCTTTCTGAACGCGGGCTTTCTAACAAGGTCTCCCTTGTGGTAGAAACGGGCGAAGCCAGAGACACCCATCATATGGCTTGCCTTATAGGTTATGGTGCCTCTGCGGTCTATCCCTATCTTATGTATGAGCTTATCTGGGAGCTTTGCAAAAAGGGTGAAGTAAAAGTCCCATACGAGCAGGCTATTTTCAACTACAAGAAGGCTCTTGAGGATGGGCTTTTGAAGATAATGTCCAAGATGGGTATTTCCACCCTCAACTCCTATCAAGGTGCAAGGATATTTGATACGGTATGCTTGAATAGGGATTTTGTGGAGGAATACTTCCCCGGCACGCCTGTGACCCTTGAAGCGGACGGTATTTTTGAAATTCAGAATAGTCTCCTTGCAAGGCACGACGCAGGATACGAGACAGAGAAGCCAGAGCTTGACTACGGCGGAGAGATGAAGTTCAGAAAGGGTGGGCAGTGGCACGCATGGTCCCCCTTTGTGGTTAGAGCACTGCACAAGTTTTTAGAGACAAAGAATTACGAGGACTACAAGGAGTTTTCACGCATAGCCAATGAAGAGCATCCCACCTTTATAAGGCATCTTCTTGACTACAAGAGAGCGGAAAAGCCCATTCCCATAGAGGAGGTGGAACCCATAGAGAGCATACTCAAGAGGTTCGTCACAGGGGGTATGTCTTTGGGTGCCTTGTCTCCAGAAGCCCATGAGGTGCTCGCAGAAGCCTGCAACAGGCTCGGTATGAAGAGCAACTCTGGAGAAGGAGGAGAAGACCCAGCAAGATATTGGACCATAAAGAACTCTGCCATTAAGCAGGTAGCCTCTGGTCGCTTTGGTGTGACACCCACCTACCTTGCCTCTGCAAAGGATATAGAGATAAAGATAGCTCAAGGAGCAAAGCCCGGAGAAGGCGGACAGCTCCCTGGTAAAAAGGTCAACGAATACATAGCGAGGCTCAGGCATGCACAACCGGGCATTACCTTAATCTCTCCACCTCCCCATCACGATATATACTCCATTGAAGACCTCGCCCAGCTCATAAACGACCTAAAGGAGTCCAACCCTCAGGCAAAGGTGTGCGTCAAACTTGTGGCAGAAACCGGGGTGGGAACTGTTGCAGCGGGCGTGGCAAAAGCCTATGCGGACATCATCCAGATAAGCGGTGCGGAGGGTGGCACGGGCGCAAGCCCATACTCCTCTATAAAGAACGCAGGAAACTACTGGGAGATAGGGCTTTCTGAAACCCAAAGGGTGCTTATGGAAAATGGTCTGAGGGACAAGGTAAGGCTTAGGGTGGATGGTGGTATGAGAACTGGTAGAGATGTAATAATATCCGCACTTCTTGGTGCTGAAGAGTTTGGCTTTGGCACTGCAGCCATGATAGCGGAAGGTTGTGTTATGGCAAGGCTCTGCCATACCAATCAGTGTCCCACTGGCGTAGCCACCCAAGACCCCAAATACAGAGAGAAGTTCAAGGGCAGAGTGGAAAATGTTATGGCATACTTTAGAGCGGTAGCCCAAGAGGTAAGAGAAATTCTCTCACAGATGGGTGTGAGGTCTCTTGAGGAAATAATAGGAAGGAGAGACCTGCTTGAGGTGAAAACCTACGACCACATACCCGGCTCAAAGAGGGTAAAACTTGAAGAGTTCTTAAAAGAAGGCTATCCAAAGGATAAACCACTAAGATGTCTACAGGAGAGAAACGACAACCCAAGAAGGAGCGAGCTGGCAAAAAGGCTTGAAGAGGAGGTCCTGCCATACATAGAAAAGGGAGAGAGGTTTTATGGAGAATACACCATAAGGAACGTAGACAGGAGCGTCCCAACAAGATTGGCTTACCATATTGCGGTCAGATACAGGGACGAAGGTCTTCCAGAGGATACCATACAGTTAGTCTTTAGAGGCACAGCAGGGCAGAGCTTTGGTGCTTTTAACCACAAGGGCATGTCTCTGACCCTTATCGGCGATGCCAACGACTACGTGGGTAAGGGCATGCACGGTGGAAGGATAGTGATAAGGGCTGAGGGTGTGGAGGATACGCATAATCATGTGATAATGGGTAATACTTGTCTCTATGGAGCAACGGGCGGAGAGCTATTTGCAAGCGGAAGGGCAGGAGAGCGTTTTGCGGTAAGAAACAGCGGTGCAATAGCGGTAATAGAAGGTGCGGGTATGCATTGCTGTGAATATATGACAGGTGGTGTGGTGGTAGTGCTTGGCAGTGTGGGAGTGAACTTTGGAGCAGGTATGACAGGTGGCTACGCATACGTGTTGGATGAAGACATCCAAGATAAAATAAACACAAGCTATGTATTTGCAAGAAACCTTACAGAGCAAGAAAGTGAAGAGCTAAAAAATCTCATAGAAAGGCACTACCAATACACGGAAAGCCCTTGGGCAAAGCACATTCTTGAAAACTGGGAAGAGTTCTCAGAAAGGTTCAGAAAGGTAGTCCCTCTTGAGCAATGCAAGAGAGACCCCTATGGAGTTTCTGACCAGTGTGAAGTGGAGGTTAAAAAATAA
- a CDS encoding MFS transporter, translating into MAKRLRLFSFALYDTGETILGALVFSTLYPLYITKHIDVKTYSLFYGFAFFLSFVMALQLGKLADKRGWRKRFFTIFSLSIPTLCLMLFASFEKPLLNFLLYLVLAIFHQQALVFYNSLLKSFETKGFASGFGVALGYVGSATALIFLAPSLSLPMAFLWVAFIFFFLSLPSLLSLSEPAGKQEIKLLELIKDKGFILTMASMLFLMELAHTMIAMMGVYLREVYGLSQEDIYKTIGFSALGGVFGGLLFGRLTDKLSAKRLFPIGFLLWSVFLLSLYITPKEFLLPLGFFAGLSLAHLWTTSRVFIIERFSGAHVAVRFSFYSLSERIASSLGLVLWSFFLFITGEDYRLSALLMIVLPAFGFVLYLFSNRLFEINRL; encoded by the coding sequence GTGGCTAAAAGGCTCAGGCTCTTTTCCTTTGCTCTATACGATACAGGAGAGACCATATTAGGTGCTTTGGTCTTTTCTACCCTCTATCCCCTTTACATAACAAAGCACATAGATGTTAAGACCTATTCACTTTTCTACGGCTTTGCCTTTTTTCTCTCTTTTGTTATGGCACTGCAACTTGGCAAGCTCGCAGACAAAAGAGGCTGGAGAAAGAGGTTTTTCACTATCTTTAGCCTTTCTATCCCTACCCTGTGTCTTATGCTTTTTGCTTCCTTTGAAAAGCCCTTGCTTAACTTTCTCCTTTATCTTGTTTTGGCGATTTTTCACCAGCAAGCCCTTGTTTTTTATAACTCTCTCCTTAAGTCCTTTGAGACAAAGGGTTTTGCCTCTGGCTTTGGTGTTGCCCTTGGTTATGTAGGCTCTGCAACCGCCCTTATATTTCTTGCTCCAAGTCTTAGCCTGCCTATGGCTTTTCTGTGGGTTGCTTTCATATTTTTCTTCCTTTCTCTTCCTTCCCTCCTAAGCCTTTCAGAGCCTGCAGGCAAGCAAGAGATAAAGCTCCTTGAGCTTATCAAAGACAAGGGCTTTATCCTTACTATGGCTTCCATGCTCTTTCTTATGGAGCTTGCTCATACCATGATAGCCATGATGGGTGTGTATTTAAGAGAGGTCTACGGGCTTTCACAGGAAGACATATACAAAACCATTGGCTTTTCAGCGCTTGGTGGAGTTTTTGGAGGTCTCCTTTTTGGAAGGTTAACGGACAAACTCTCTGCCAAAAGGCTTTTTCCTATTGGCTTTCTTCTGTGGAGCGTCTTTTTGCTCTCTCTTTACATAACACCCAAAGAATTTCTTTTGCCTCTTGGGTTTTTTGCAGGTCTTTCCTTAGCACATCTTTGGACCACTTCAAGGGTATTTATAATTGAGAGGTTCTCAGGAGCACATGTGGCAGTGAGGTTTTCCTTCTATTCTCTAAGCGAGAGGATAGCCTCAAGCCTTGGTCTTGTGCTGTGGTCCTTTTTCTTGTTCATAACGGGAGAGGACTACAGACTGTCCGCCTTGCTTATGATAGTGTTGCCAGCTTTTGGTTTTGTGCTGTACCTTTTCTCAAACAGGCTCTTTGAGATAAATAGGCTCTAA
- a CDS encoding tRNA threonylcarbamoyladenosine biosynthesis protein TsaB: MRLLSLDTSFSFTNLTLIEDGKVVLHHLVDDNKKTLQHLPSLLRELKIEPESVDAFAVSLGVGYLTSLRIGITFMKTLAYLERKPIVGYENLMMLCLFVKAPEEKVVALKVSSNVFCRLCKGSSVSEIFTLDKKPEVPLVGLAVQSIGDIQLEYFPFSLYGGLWAYRRLSEGYMGDEPMLLEPIYLKEPV; the protein is encoded by the coding sequence ATGAGGCTACTGTCCTTGGACACTTCCTTTTCCTTTACAAACCTCACCCTTATAGAAGATGGTAAGGTGGTCTTGCACCATCTTGTAGATGACAATAAAAAGACCCTTCAGCATCTGCCAAGCCTTTTGAGGGAGCTTAAGATAGAGCCAGAGAGTGTGGATGCCTTTGCAGTTTCCTTAGGAGTGGGCTATCTCACTTCCCTTAGGATAGGTATAACCTTTATGAAAACTTTGGCTTATCTGGAAAGAAAGCCTATTGTTGGTTATGAAAATCTTATGATGTTATGTCTTTTTGTGAAAGCTCCAGAGGAAAAAGTGGTTGCTTTGAAAGTTAGCAGTAATGTTTTTTGTAGGCTCTGCAAAGGCTCAAGCGTAAGTGAGATATTTACCTTAGATAAAAAGCCAGAAGTTCCTCTTGTGGGTCTTGCGGTCCAGTCTATCGGAGATATACAACTTGAGTATTTTCCCTTTTCTCTATATGGTGGTCTCTGGGCTTATAGGAGACTTTCTGAAGGTTATATGGGCGATGAGCCTATGCTTTTAGAGCCTATTTATCTCAAAGAGCCTGTTTGA